A single region of the Amia ocellicauda isolate fAmiCal2 chromosome 8, fAmiCal2.hap1, whole genome shotgun sequence genome encodes:
- the LOC136755347 gene encoding arrestin domain-containing protein 3, which produces MVLGKVKSFTVSYDCLNDSNVAVFSSGDAVSGRVLIEVTGEIRVKSLKIHAKGFAKVRWTESRNAGSNTAYTQNYTEEVEYLNHKDILIGHERDEDNSEESLTTIHSGRHEYAFSLELPQTPLATSFEGKHGSVRYWVKAELHRPWLLPMKIKKEFTVFEHIDINTPSLLSPQAGTKDKTLCCWFCTSGPISLSAKIERKGYTPGESIQIFAEIENCSSRMVVPKAAIYQTQTFYAKGKMKEVKQLVANLRGESLSSGKTETWSGKMLKIPPVSPSILDCSIIRVEYSLMVYVDIPGAMNLFLNLPLVIGTIPLHPFGSRTSSVSSHCSMNMNWLGMALPERPEAPPSYAEIVTEEQRQNSMEIPASRDEFERALEGPLFAYIQEFRFQPPPVYSEVDPNPDQGNGNEVGRPDSCPSR; this is translated from the exons ATGGTGCTCGGGAAGGTGAAGAGTTTCACGGTGAGCTACGACTGTCTCAATGACAGCAATGTGGCTGTGTTCTCGAGCGGGGACGCGGTGTCGGGACGGGTTCTGATCGAGGTCACGGGGGAAATCCGCGTGAAATCGCTCAAAATCCACGCCAAAGGATTTGCAAAAGTTCGCTGGACTGAATCGAGAAATGCTGGATCCAACACTGCCTATACTCAAAATTACACCGAAGAAGTGGAATACTTAAACCATAAAGACATCTTAATCGGACACGAAAGAG ATGAAGATAACTCAGAAGAAAGTCTCACCACAATCCATTCAGGAAGGCACGAGTATGCATTTAGTCTTGAGCTTCCACAAAC ACCACTGGCTACCTCATTTGAAGGCAAACATGGTAGTGTACGTTACTGGGTGAAAGCTGAGTTGCACAGACCTTGGCTTCTACCAATGAAAATCAAGAAGGAATTTactgtttttgaacatattGATATCAACACTCCTTCATTGCTG TCACCACAGGCAGGCACGAAAGACAAGACTCTTTGTTGCTGGTTCTGCACCTCAGGCCCCATCTCCTTAAGTGCCAAAATTGAAAGAAAGGGCTATACACCAG GAGAATCAATTCAGATCTTTGCTGAAATTGAGAACTGCTCTTCACGCATGGTAGTACCAAAGGCAGCGATTTACCAAACGCAGACCTTTTATGCCAAAGGGAAAATGAAGGAAGTCAAACAACTAGTTGCCAATCTGCGGGGAGAATCCCTGTCTTCTGGTAAAACAGAAACATGGAGTGGAAAAATGTTGAAAATCCCCCCGGTGTCCCCCTCCATCCTTGACTGCAGCATTATCCGAGTGGAATACTCACTGATG GTGTATGTGGATATCCCGGGGGCTATGAACCTATTCCTGAACCTGCCCCTGGTCATTGGTACTATTCCCCTGCACCCCTTTGGGAGCCGGACCTCCAGTGTGAGCAGCCATTGCAGTATGAACATGAACTGGCTTGGTATGGCCcttcctgagagacctgaag CACCACCAAGCTATGCTGAAATTGTTACAGAAGAACAGAGACAGAACAGTATGGAGATTCCTGCTTCACGGGATGAGTTTGAGAGAGCTCTTGAGGGACCTCTGTTTGCATATATCCAAGAGTTCCGCTTCCAGCCTCCACCCGTCTACTCTGAG GTTGATCCCAACCCAGATCAAGGCAATGGAAATGAGGTGGGGCGGCCAGACTCTTGTCCTTCGCGTTGA